A section of the Callospermophilus lateralis isolate mCalLat2 chromosome 16, mCalLat2.hap1, whole genome shotgun sequence genome encodes:
- the Znf707 gene encoding zinc finger protein 707 isoform X1 produces the protein MPVFPQSVTTAVPVDVPQEQLVLEPCMCQVPVTFEDVAVFFSREEWECLGPSQRALYQDVMLDNFRSLVALGLCGPRPDLVSHLEQWGEPWVEDWERAEFREAQRDSHPGSRKSVDHKRLCDQLAWVHEKIHLRRRVQKGASWGKSFLPAVGEVQLPRIAPGRKAGKPTTLHGQACGKSCRQWPGLGEQHRSRTEEPAFICGTCGKALSCHSRLAAHQTVHTGTRSFECFQCGQTFRWCSNLLRHQRNHTSEKPFSCELCGQAFSLKDRLVQHRKVHTEHRPYVCGDCGKAFKQKSNLLRHQLVHTGERPFFCTNCGKAFRTKENLSHHQRIHSGEKPYTCAECGKAFRWPKGFSIHQKLHLAKRSYECERCGKGFRHLGFFTRHQRTHRGGQV, from the exons GAGCAGCTAGTCCTGGAGCCGTGCATGTGTCAGGTGCCGGTGACCTTTGAGGATGTGGCAGTGTTCTTCTCAAGGGAAGAGTGGGAGTGTCTTGGCCCCAGCCAGAGGGCCCTCTACCAGGATGTGATGCTGGACAACTTCAGGAGCTTGGTTGCTTTGG GACTTTGCGGCCCTAGACCAGATCTTGTCTCTCACCTGGAGCAGTGGGGTGAGCCATGGGTTGAAGACTGGGAGAGAGCTGAGTTTCGGGAAGCCCAGCGGGATTCCCACCCAG GGTCAAGGAAGTCTGTTGACCACAAAAGACTCTGTGATCAGCTGGCCTGGGTTCACGAGAAGATCCACCTGCGGAGAAGAGTCCAGAAAGGGGCTAGCTGGGGGAAGAGCTTCCTCCCAGCTGTGGGTGAGGTGCAGCTTCCCAGGATTGCTCCAGGGAGGAAGGCAGGTAAGCCCACGACTCTCCATGGCCAGGCGTGTGGAAAGTCCTGCAGGCAGTGGCCAGGTCTTGGGGAGCAGCACAGGAGCCGCACGGAGGAACCTGCATTCATCTGTGGCACGTGCGGGAAGGCGCTGAGCTGCCACAGCCGGCTGGCTGCTCACCAGACGGTGCACACAGGAACCAGGTCCTTTGAGTGCTTCCAGTGTGGCCAGACCTTCCGCTGGTGTTCCAACCTCCTGCGCCACCAGAGGAACCACACGAGTGAGAAGCCCTTCAGCTGCGAGCTGTGTGGACAGGCCTTTAGCTTGAAGGACCGTCTGGTGCAGCATCGCAAAGTCCACACAGAGCACCGGCCCTACGTGTGTGGTGACTGCGGGAAGGCCTTCAAGCAGAAGTCGAACCTCCTCCGGCACCAGCTTGTGCACACTGGGGAGAGGCCTTTCTTCTGCACCAACTGCGGCAAGGCTTTCCGGACCAAGGAGAACCTTAGTCACCACCAGCGCATTCACAGCGGGGAGAAGCCCTACACCTGTGCCGAGTGTGGGAAGGCCTTCCGGTGGCCCAAGGGCTTCAGCATCCACCAGAAGCTGCACCTGGCCAAGAGGTCCTATGAGTGTGAGCGCTGTGGAAAGGGCTTCCGCCACTTGGGCTTCTTCACGCGGCATCAGAGGACTCACCGGGGGGGCCAGGTGTAG
- the Znf707 gene encoding zinc finger protein 707 isoform X2, producing MCQVPVTFEDVAVFFSREEWECLGPSQRALYQDVMLDNFRSLVALGLCGPRPDLVSHLEQWGEPWVEDWERAEFREAQRDSHPGSRKSVDHKRLCDQLAWVHEKIHLRRRVQKGASWGKSFLPAVGEVQLPRIAPGRKAGKPTTLHGQACGKSCRQWPGLGEQHRSRTEEPAFICGTCGKALSCHSRLAAHQTVHTGTRSFECFQCGQTFRWCSNLLRHQRNHTSEKPFSCELCGQAFSLKDRLVQHRKVHTEHRPYVCGDCGKAFKQKSNLLRHQLVHTGERPFFCTNCGKAFRTKENLSHHQRIHSGEKPYTCAECGKAFRWPKGFSIHQKLHLAKRSYECERCGKGFRHLGFFTRHQRTHRGGQV from the exons ATGTGTCAGGTGCCGGTGACCTTTGAGGATGTGGCAGTGTTCTTCTCAAGGGAAGAGTGGGAGTGTCTTGGCCCCAGCCAGAGGGCCCTCTACCAGGATGTGATGCTGGACAACTTCAGGAGCTTGGTTGCTTTGG GACTTTGCGGCCCTAGACCAGATCTTGTCTCTCACCTGGAGCAGTGGGGTGAGCCATGGGTTGAAGACTGGGAGAGAGCTGAGTTTCGGGAAGCCCAGCGGGATTCCCACCCAG GGTCAAGGAAGTCTGTTGACCACAAAAGACTCTGTGATCAGCTGGCCTGGGTTCACGAGAAGATCCACCTGCGGAGAAGAGTCCAGAAAGGGGCTAGCTGGGGGAAGAGCTTCCTCCCAGCTGTGGGTGAGGTGCAGCTTCCCAGGATTGCTCCAGGGAGGAAGGCAGGTAAGCCCACGACTCTCCATGGCCAGGCGTGTGGAAAGTCCTGCAGGCAGTGGCCAGGTCTTGGGGAGCAGCACAGGAGCCGCACGGAGGAACCTGCATTCATCTGTGGCACGTGCGGGAAGGCGCTGAGCTGCCACAGCCGGCTGGCTGCTCACCAGACGGTGCACACAGGAACCAGGTCCTTTGAGTGCTTCCAGTGTGGCCAGACCTTCCGCTGGTGTTCCAACCTCCTGCGCCACCAGAGGAACCACACGAGTGAGAAGCCCTTCAGCTGCGAGCTGTGTGGACAGGCCTTTAGCTTGAAGGACCGTCTGGTGCAGCATCGCAAAGTCCACACAGAGCACCGGCCCTACGTGTGTGGTGACTGCGGGAAGGCCTTCAAGCAGAAGTCGAACCTCCTCCGGCACCAGCTTGTGCACACTGGGGAGAGGCCTTTCTTCTGCACCAACTGCGGCAAGGCTTTCCGGACCAAGGAGAACCTTAGTCACCACCAGCGCATTCACAGCGGGGAGAAGCCCTACACCTGTGCCGAGTGTGGGAAGGCCTTCCGGTGGCCCAAGGGCTTCAGCATCCACCAGAAGCTGCACCTGGCCAAGAGGTCCTATGAGTGTGAGCGCTGTGGAAAGGGCTTCCGCCACTTGGGCTTCTTCACGCGGCATCAGAGGACTCACCGGGGGGGCCAGGTGTAG
- the Ccdc166 gene encoding coiled-coil domain-containing protein 166 has product MAPKKKRVTSLGRRLGEGAEPQLSERAQYLQREYTLLSEQLDACEGRVDQVLQENIFLDREAGRLREENRFYASFVNTRAQRCANAVLRLDEQNRVDLEQIHGERSELASLYQGREDGVRAQLLEMQARAAQMAQQVQELQPYKELQLEQLARIRTLERELLHMRVEHTQLLHRVKRRFLEEKAACEREARQRVQSLARRAEREATRALLTHTQAIKADNGRLRQELLRLLGRAQLLHNMRHQLLQQREQLRREHEDTRDLARVHGWLRRGPDGPPLWQPPVSSQTTSRPESNGVTARGRSRGASPPTSVDSSRVASQPPPTSCARSRVSSSAPSLATSKAGSEAFSLTATRRDSRVSSLTPSRPSSRVASLTLSSASSRTLSLARSHEGSRISTHSSWPAASQDTLPSAKVHPQLPSSRFRDPPAPTSQSEKVDADAASAGAGYAFSPGILRSYRNVPGQLLKCPLPEVRICRSCIRGGGAPGTEPRPGCSGSREDPVIESRRLERPLRFRSGRCAFRWAAPGRAGAFAVPGGFRVGCGRPPRCPREREEAEAPRPPPSRQVRARRRPILT; this is encoded by the exons ATGGCGCCCAAGAAGAAGCGCGTGACGAGCTTAGGGCGCCGACTGGGTGAAGGTGCGGAGCCGCAGCTGTCGGAACGCGCGCAATACCTACAGCGCGAGTACACGTTGCTCTCCGAGCAGCTGGACGCCTGCGAGGGGCGCGTGGACCAGGTGCTACAGGAAAACATCTTCCTGGACCGCGAGGCCGGGCGCTTGCGCGAAGAGAATCGGTTTTACGCCAGTTTTGTAAACACACGCGCGCAGCGCTGTGCCAACGCCGTCCTGCGGCTAGACGAGCAGAACCGCGTGGATCTGGAGCAGATCCACGGGGAGCGGTCCGAACTAGCGTCGCTGTACCAGGGGCGCGAGGATGGGGTGCGTGCGCAGCTGCTGGAGATGCAGGCGCGTGCAGCGCAGATGGCGCAGCAGGTGCAGGAGCTGCAGCCTTACAAG GAGCTGCAGCTGGAGCAGCTGGCAAGGATCCGGACGCTGGAGCGCGAGCTGCTGCACATGCGCGTGGAGCACACGCAGCTGCTCCACCGCGTCAAGCGGCGCTTTCTGGAGGAAAAGGCAGCCTGCGAGCGTGAGGCTCGCCAGCGGGTGCAGTCTCTGGCCCGGCGCGCGGAGCGGGAGGCGACGCGCGCGCTCCTCACACATACACAGGCCATCAAAGCCGACAATGGGCGCCTGAGGCAGGAGCTGCTGCGGCTTCTCGGCAGGGCCCAGCTGCTGCACAATATGCGGCACCAGCTGCTTCAGCAGCGTGAGCAGCTGCGTCGTGAGCACGAGGATACGCGGGACCTGGCGCGCGTGCACGGCTGGCTGCGCAGGGGCCCCGACGGCCCGCCGCTCTGGCAGCCGCCCGTCTCTTCCCAAACCACCTCGCGCCCAGAATCAAACGGCGTCACCGCGAGGGGCCGGTCGCGCGGAGCCTCCCCACCCACATCGGTGGACTCGTCACGCGTAGCCTCCCAGCCCCCGCCCACGTCCTGTGCGCGTTCTCGAGTATCCTCGTCGGCCCCTTCGCTAGCCACTTCGAAGGCAGGGTCAGAGGCCTTTTCCCTGACAGCGACGCGCCGGGACTCCCGGGTCTCGTCCTTGACCCCGTCGCGTCCCAGTTCCCGGGTCGCATCTCTGACCCTGTCGTCAGCGAGCTCCAGGACCTTGTCGCTGGCGAGGTCACACGAGGGGTCTCGGATCTCTACGCACTCCTCCTGGCCTGCGGCCTCACAGGACACTCTCCCCTCAGCAAAGGTCCACCCCCAGCTGCCCTCCAGTCGGTTCCGGGACCCCCCTGCTCCCACCTCACAGTCGGAGAAGGTGGACGCCGACGCGGCATCCGCAGGCGCCGG CTATGCCTTTTCCCCAGGCATCTTGCGGTCATATCGCAATGTGCCAGGCCAGTTACTAAAATGTCCCTTGCCTGAGGTTCGAATTTGCCGATCCTGTATCCGGGGCGGTGGAGCCCCGGGAACGGAGCCGCGACCTGGCTGCAGCGGCTCCCGGGAGGACCCGGTCATCGAGAGCCGGAGACTAGAGCGGCCGCTGCGCTTCCGGTCGGGGCGGTGCGCGTTCCGGTGGGCGGCACCTGGGCGCGCCGGTGCCTTCGCCGTTCCCGGGGGGTTCCGGGTGGGCTGTGGCCGCCCCCCGCGCTGTCCCCGCGAGCGGGAGGAAGCCGAGGCCCCGCGCCCCCCGCCGTCGAGGCAGGTGCGTGCTCGGCGAAGACCGATCCTCACGTGA